A region from the Macrobrachium nipponense isolate FS-2020 chromosome 47, ASM1510439v2, whole genome shotgun sequence genome encodes:
- the LOC135204632 gene encoding KH domain-containing protein akap-1-like — MYGYFEMKFALGAAAAITGASALIYLLLRPRKRRLDPGKRKPTTPYAAAPPSYEEHGKVSRRGNAEVPVKSGDDVALHNLNGHVSGEKASTSSESPNASVRKVEDEKLRGSGGGGVEKDFSLDDDVNDIQRQRCPLVEKDFSLDDEFHGRPEQSDELPHVASSPVLDVSAKPDAVVTNDSSHLLKELSDVTADIVEDRTVIPNLEDITATSLSAVDPEISKTCQVEVCQERRLDFESLDKPECDQVDGNIAVGLEAARLLESTAPLKGSAPEEANESIPSIPEQVTSLSSDVQCGEPLSNRGESFEERETAHSSDPAKTSITNMDGNLATADCDSGIYVSCDNQNSSSRLLEESKLDKELEPVTVGDVKEVNESVITPDNVSLVDKEQNSFESVESAACQLSHEGDTLTGQPEVQVSQSGIENSSVPEEKSVSLLSAESGESNLLSQGCEVVLETCKVGSAPEFSSEVTVNSSDACEKDLSGLSLSGTVASSTFATTTEESAAKDGLVEDCVQVTEKRTAAEHKAEVQEIAEKEICVGSTVAASELSPGKLKENQEDKSEVVMTGKVSESPDVDAKKQSKPGVSADATNLDQNKSPLKTAAPKKEEAKKAKGTESKSPSAKTTKESSPSSESGSGGRRSYKGRTRNPVGGSPSSANEEPLVPKENEDQAKDEPCSVEDPAATKEKSTADSSWRAANTKPNKDHASIQTKGEAAVGSAKESNKTVKDSNKAPKTKKEAVDCSKNKSYKERVRNTQGSEHRKSESEDRTLDNNDRNLRSNESSQSSIGEVEPETLFNPSAFPVTSQETYIFYEFEIPQVLVGRLIGRKGAFVNKIKAATDASIIVGPHRNRRFKMCSVEGTKSQVEAALDMIREYFPINRYPELTLAQVHSRSPALPPVHGVINNQAMQIELAMGVVVEVRVSAVASGNEIWVQQPLHPSFSALQRLQACMNLNYGDGSTTPQIPGPIPERTVCVAQIDTQWYRCQVLSATEETVLVVLLDVGGALTVPASSLRQIRRDYATLPFQATQCLLHGIQPTSGKSIDDDVCVSNMYY; from the exons ATGTATGGGTACTTTG AAATGAAGTTTGCGCTGGGAGCTGCAGCTGCCATAACTGGTGCGAGTGCTCTCATATACCTCCTGCTGCGGCCGAGAAAACGCCGCCTGGATCCAGGGAAACGAAAGCCCACGACTCCCTACGCGGCTGCCCCTCCTTCGTACGAAGAACATGGCAAAGTCAGCAGGAGAGGGAATGCAGAAGTGCCCGTCAAGAGTGGTGATGACGTGGCCCTTCATAACTTGAATGGTCACGTTTCCGGGGAAAAGGCGTCCACCAGCAGCGAGAGTCCAAATGCGAGCGTCAGAAAAGTGGAAGATGAGAAGCTTCGGGGCTCGGGAGGTGGTGGCGTCGAGAAGGACTTCAGTTTGGACGATGATGTGAACGACATCCAGAGGCAGCGCTGTCCTTTGGTCGAGAAAGACTTTAGCTTAGATGACGAATTCCATGGCAGGCCAGAGCAGAGTGATGAGTTGCCCCATGTCGCTTCTTCCCCGGTATTAGACGTTTCAGCGAAGCCTGATGCAGTTGTGACGAACGATTCAAGTCATCTCCTGAAGGAGTTGAGTGATGTAACTGCAGATATAGTTGAAGATAGGACAGTCATTCCCAATTTAGAAGATATAACAGCCACCTCTCTTTCTGCAGTGGACCCTGAAATTAGTAAAACTTGCCAAGTAGAAGTATGTCAAGAAAGAAGGCTAGACTTTGAGTCTCTGGACAAACCAGAGTGTGACCAAGTTGATGGAAATATTGCTGTGGGTTTAGAAGCAGCCAGGTTGTTGGAGAGTACAGCACCATTAAAAGGCAGTGCACCTGAAGAAGCTAATGAATCTATACCAAGCATCCCTGAGCAAGTGACGTCACTGTCTTCAGACGTACAGTGTGGAGAACCCTTGTCAAATCGTGGAGAATCTTTTGAAGAAAGGGAGACGGCACATTCAAGTGATCCTGCCAAAACGAGCATTACTAATATGGATGGCAATTTAGCCACTGCAGATTGTGACTCCGGCATCTACGTATCTTGTGATAATCAAAATTCGTCTTCCAGGTTACTTGAAGAGAGTAAATTAGACAAAGAATTAGAACCTGTCACTGTTGGTGATGTCAAGGAAGTGAATGAATCCGTGATAACCCCTGACAATGTTTCTTTAGTAGATAAAGAACAAAATAGTTTTGAGTCTGTTGAATCTGCAGCTTGTCAGTTATCTCACGAGGGTGACACACTTACTGGTCAGCCTGAAGTACAAGTTTCACAGTCGGGCATTGAAAATTCATCTGTCCCAGAAGAGAAAAGTGTATCACTTCTTTCTGCAGAATCAGGAGAATCAAATTTGTTGTCTCAGGGTTGTGAAGTTGTATTGGAAACTTGTAAAGTAGGTTCAGCTCCTGAATTCTCTAGTGAGGTCACGGTTAACTCCTCGGATGCCTGCGAGAAAGATTTATCAGGATTATCGCTCTCAGGAACTGTTGCTTCTTCCACGTTTGCAACAACGACTGAGGAGTCCGCAGCCAAAGATGGACTTGTTGAGGATTGTGTACAAGTCACCGAGAAGAGAACTGCTGCTGAACATAAAGCAGAGGTTCAAGAAATTGCAGAGAAGGAAATTTGTGTCGGCAGTACAGTAGCAGCCTCAGAACTCAGCCcagggaaattgaaagaaaatcaagaagacaAATCAGAAGTTGTAATGACTGGAAAAGTTTCAGAATCCCCGGACGTAGATGCCAAAAAGCAAAGCAAACCTGGCGTTTCTGCTGATGCCACCAATTTAGATCAGAATAAATCTCCGTTAAAAACTGCTGCACCAAAGAAGGAAGAGGCGAAAAAGGCCAAAGGAACAGAAAGTAAATCTCCAAGTGCTAAAACCACCAAGGAAAGTTCCCCATCTTCTGAGTCTGGTTCTGGCGGAAGACGCAGTTACAAGGGCCGCACCAGGAACCCCGTGGGTGGTTCGCCCAGCTCGGCTAACGAGGAACCGCTCGTgccaaaggaaaatgaagatCAGGCTAAAGACGAGCCGTGCTCGGTTGAAGATCCTGCTGCGACTAAAGAAAAATCAACCGCGGATTCGTCGTGGAGGGCTGCGAACACAAAGCCCAACAAGGACCACGCGTCCATCCAGACGAAGGGAGAAGCAGCCGTGGGTAGTGCGAAAGAATCTAATAAAACTGTTAAAGATTCGAATAAGGCGCCAAAGACCAAGAAGGAAGCTGTTGACTGTTCAAAAAATAAGAGTTACAAAGAGCGTGTCCGAAACACTCAGGGATCGGAACACAGGAAATCTGAATCCGAGGACAGAACGCTGGACAATAACGACAGGAATTtg aGATCCAACGAAAGCAGTCAGAGTAGCATCGGCGAAGTCGAACCCGAAACCTTGTTCAACCCTTCAGCGTTCCCGGTTACTAGTCAAGAAACttacatcttttatgaatttGAGATACCTCAG GTTTTAGTTGGCCGATTGATTGGCAGGAAAGGCGCATTTGTCAACAAAATTAAAGCGGCCACAGACGCTTCTATAATCGTTGGTCCCCATAGAAACAGGAGATTCAAGATGTGTTCTGTAGAAG GTACAAAGTCACAAGTAGAGGCAGCTTTAGATATGATCCGCGAGTATTTCCCCATCAACCGTTACCCAGAATTGACGTTAGCGCAGGTGCACAGTCGTTCGCCTGCTCTACCGCCCGTTCACGGTGTGATAAACAACCAAGCAATGCAG ATTGAACTTGCCATGGGGGTCGTAGTGGAGGTTCGCGTCAGTGCCGTGGCCAGCGGCAACGAGATCTGGGTTCAGCAGCCGCTCCACCCCTCGTTTTCGGCCCTCCAGCGCCTTCAGGCCTGCATGAACCTCAACTACGGTGATGGTTCCACCACCCCACAAATCCCTGGTCCAATTCCGG AGAGAACTGTGTGCGTTGCTCAAATAGACACTCAGTGGTATCGATGTCAGGTCCTCAGTGCAACGGAGGAGACCGTCTTAGTTGTGTTGTTAGACGTCGGTGGTGCCCTGACAGTTCCTGCCTCATCTCTTAGACAGATTCGGAGGGACTATGCAACCTTACCTTTCCAGGCAACGCAGTGCTTGTTGCATGGAATTCAGCCCACATCTGGTAAGAGCATTGATGATGATGTTTGTGTTTCAAATATgtactattaa